A single genomic interval of Bos javanicus breed banteng chromosome 8, ARS-OSU_banteng_1.0, whole genome shotgun sequence harbors:
- the LOC133252536 gene encoding interferon alpha-B has product MAPAWSFLLALLLLSCNAICSLGCHLPHTHSLANRRVLTLLRQLRRVSPSSCLQDRNDFAFPQEALGGSQLQKAQAISVLHEVTQHTFQLFSTEGSAAVWDESLLDKLHAALDQQLTDLQACLRQEEGLQGAPLLKEDSSLAVRKYFHRITLYLQEKRHSPCAWEVVRAEVMRTFSSSTNLQEKFSRKD; this is encoded by the coding sequence ATGGCCCCAGCCTGGTCCTTCCtcctggcactgctgctgctcagctgcaaCGCCATCTGCTCTTTGGGTTGCCACCTGCCTCACACCCACAGCCTGGCCAACAGGAGGGTCCTGACACTCCTGCGACAACTGAGGAgggtctccccttcctcctgcctgcagGACAGAAATGACTTTGCATTCCCCCAGGAGGCGCTGGGTGGCAGCCAGTTGCAGAAGGCTCAAGCCATCTCTGTGCTCCACGAGGTGACCCAGCACACCTTCCAGCTCTTCAGCACAGAAGGCTCAGCCGCCGTGTGGGATGAGAGCCTCCTGGACAAGCTCCATGCTGCACTGGATCAGCAGCTCACTGACCTGCAAGCCTgtctgaggcaggaggaggggctgcAAGGGGCTCCCCTGCTCAAGGAGGACTCCAGCCTGGCTGTGAGGAAATACTTCCACAGAATCACTCTCTATCTGCAAGAGAAGAGACACAGCCCTTGTGCCTGGGAGGTTGTCAGAGCAGAAGTCATGAGAACCTTCTCTTCTTCAACAAACTTGCAGGAGAAATTCAGCAGAAAGGACTGA